The window GGACATTTGCGTCGTATAGTAGGAGTGTTGTTAATAAATATAAGCCAACTGCTAAAGAAGGTACTCAAAAGGTTACTGCGGAACAATTAAAGGAGCTTGGATGGAAGAATGTTACAGATGATGTGGTAGAAAGTTTAAATAATACTTTGAAAAAGTATGATATAACTACTCCGGAGAGGATTAGGCATTTTCTTAGTCAATGTATGCAAGAAACAAATAAGGGGCAGTGGCCGACAGAGCAAGATTTTGGTGATAAAGGATATTTCCAGCGTATGTACGATGGCAGAAAAGACCTTGGTAATCAGCCTGGAGATGGTATAAAATATAGAGGTGGTGGAGCTATTCATTTGACTGGAAAAAATCAATATAAAGCATTTGCAGACGCTATGGATGATCCGAGAATTATGGAAGGCGCAGATTACGTTGCAAAAAATTATTTTTGGGAGGCAGGAGGGTATTGGTGGAAGACTCACGGTATGAATGCTATTATCGATTCAGGAGCGTCTGTAAGACAGGTTACTAAAATGGTAAATGGTGGATATAACGGATTGAGTAATAGAGAATTTTACTATAATCTTTGCCGTAAAGTAATCAAGTAAAAGCGAATCATTTAGCTCTTGAATTACTTTTTTAAAAACCTATATAGGAGGAGAAGGTTTATGTTGAAAAAATATGCCCCTATATTTTTATTAATATTTTTTGTAATTCTAGCGTTATCATCCACTACAAAAGGGATCGTAAATGGGCAAGCTACAGGGATAACTTCCAAAACTTCGAAAAACATGATTTATGAAATAATGAAAGGAACATATAAGGTTAAAGGAGTTCAAATTAATTACCCTCAAATTTTCAAGTTAAATAATAAAGGAAAACAAGAAAATATCAATCAATTAATAAAAAAAGAAGCATTGAAAGTTTTGAATTACTATTCAGGTGAAATTGATGGGCTTAACTTAGAAATTAATTATAATATAAAATTGAAAAATGCGAACTTATTAAGTATTCAATACGTAGGAATAGGATATAAAACAGGTTCTCCTCATCCAAATCGTTTATTTTATACAACAAATGTAAATATTAATTTAGTAAGTCGAGTAAGATTAAAAGATCTTGTTAAAGTTAATGAAATTGCACATAAATTTAAGAATGGAAAGTTTAAAGCGCTAAATGCTAATTT of the Hydrogenispora ethanolica genome contains:
- a CDS encoding RHS repeat-associated core domain-containing protein, whose protein sequence is FGFTGKEYDPDTGLYYFNARWYDSELGRFISADPAADPQNPNLYSYCGNNPVIRSDPDGQFWQIIIGALIGGFSSERNGGDFWTGALMGAISGGISMGVNNALVNWAGMSANALGTNVLSGAISGGITSEAFGGDFWSGAGQGALMGGVSWQVNKWFGNTFDKWAGDSRGKQAVANGAQNVVTAVFMRQDAGLAFVNGTFASYSRSVVNKYKPTAKEGTQKVTAEQLKELGWKNVTDDVVESLNNTLKKYDITTPERIRHFLSQCMQETNKGQWPTEQDFGDKGYFQRMYDGRKDLGNQPGDGIKYRGGGAIHLTGKNQYKAFADAMDDPRIMEGADYVAKNYFWEAGGYWWKTHGMNAIIDSGASVRQVTKMVNGGYNGLSNREFYYNLCRKVIK
- a CDS encoding DUF4163 domain-containing protein; translation: MLKKYAPIFLLIFFVILALSSTTKGIVNGQATGITSKTSKNMIYEIMKGTYKVKGVQINYPQIFKLNNKGKQENINQLIKKEALKVLNYYSGEIDGLNLEINYNIKLKNANLLSIQYVGIGYKTGSPHPNRLFYTTNVNINLVSRVRLKDLVKVNEIAHKFKNGKFKALNANFKDIYNEYPIEYFINAFSKADSLDTIGTENQSDTFCYLSKDSLGISVSAGGGVDHAEFEIKFKDIVTIKTENGVWKSLNLLES